GAGTGTCACCAAGGGGACACGATGGAGTGCGTAAATATCAAGGGTTGGAAAATGGAAACAATGGCTTAAGATTTCAACAAAGGATGAGAATTCCTCTTCACTGCAGTGTTCAAACTGCTTTTCATTGTATAGGGATTAAATTGTGTTGGGAAAAAAGGTATGGTTTATAGGAAGGGATTAGTAGTATAGTTATGTGACAGATGTTCAAAGACAATAAACATACACGATATGTCTGTGGAATAGTAAAACGGCGACCATTGTCCATACAGTACTTATGATTCCAGCACTAAAAACCCAAGTACAGGTGAGAGACAGGTTCCGCCATTGACTCTCGGACGCAGACCGGGTCCAGTGAGAGCTGAAGGCCGGAGAAGCCAAACGACAACATCATGTAGATAAAACGGACCGAGAAAGAATAGTAGTACTATAAAAAGTCTGCAAGTATGCAATGTGCATATAGTTTTCAGTGCGGCAGTTTGGTTTCAAATCCACGACGTGACCACACTGGCTGGTTTAGCCAACATCTGGCTGTCCGAGAAAGGACGTCAGCTCGAGCCGTCGACTATCATTAACCGTGTTTTCAGTCGACACATGCTGCGAAGATACACTCACCGGTATCCACGGTTCGACGCCCGCGGTGGGATTCGGTAAACATGGGCCTCAGACTTTATACATAAAGTAGACTCATAAGTGTCGTCTTCTGCCATTTTGTCAAGTGTCACTTGATCAAAAACCCAACTTCCGACTTTCAATGCATAGACAGGACGGGCCAGCAACAGCGCCATCCCCGGAGAGGATGGTCATTGCAGCAGGGACGGACGATAATGGGAAATAGACGGaacttgtgttttctttccttttctccTACTGTCCCCCCCACAAGTCTAGCAACCAAATTATTCAACAAAATGACCAGACCTTTTATTTTCAGCATCTTTATTAAAGGGTAGCCATTCTTTTACTTATTCCTTCCTTATTTGAAGCAACACCCAACTTCCGCAGTGTGCAAATAGGTAACCTGCAGACACACCGGTACATATTATGATCTGAGTCTATGTGGAAGTTACAGAACCAATATGTCGCTTAAACATTAGAATGTGTTTGGGAGATGCAAGTATCCTGAAAACAATGAGTATGTTTACATGCACACCTCAGGACCGGTTTGGTAGGATTTGGATACCAACTTTCATGTAAACAGTAAACCCTACTGAATCCTTCCATTTCAAAACTCTTTGTTTACCTGAGTGCTTCCAATTGAAGATAACTATGTGCTAGCTTAATTGCCATGAAGATATCTGGATCTTCATACACATCCTGTCACACAGATATATAACTTAGATATCACTTTGAAACTCAAAATGAGTACTATATCCATTAACATAGgtgcatgtaaacaaactccgctctcaaaaaaaagaaaagaaaaaaatgtgtcaaataatAATTCAGCTGGTTTTTGTGTGACAGCTATTTGGAACAGAGTTATGGACAATTCACTCTGACCAATGAAAAGCTTAACCAGACAGACAAGCACTGGAAATTGAAAAGTTAATATAATCACAAGGATCATTAAGGCAAGTAACAATAGCTTAGAGTTGCTGCAGGCATCATTAAATATGTATTGATTGGTAACTTAAGAACGTATGTCAATGGACTGACGTACAACCACATACGATGAAAGCTCCATTGGTAGAGAAACTTAACCAGTCAGTGGCAACTGTTCCTCGTAACAACCAACATTGACCAGATCACCCTTTTCATTCAGAACAacaccaaaaaaaaccccaaagttttttttcaccCAGAATGTATATTCAAACTCACAATCATAAATGTAGTGCAGCTGTTTGGAGCACAAACAATATTCTCTGTACCACAAAGACAACACGTgaaaaaacatacacaaaacCTATTGATAAATAGATGTGACTTTTCAAATACATATGGACTTTATTATGACATCATTGATGGAGTTTATCATGGAGCGGTAAACAATCTGAAAAACTACTGCTCTCTTGtttcaaaaactaaaaaaatacaaCTAAGTCAAAGcaaatgattaaaaaacacaacacagaaagTTGGACAATCTGTAAAAAAGCCAGGGAGGAACTTGAATATTATTGCTTgaaaaacttaaattcaattagaTTTTCCCTCCTGTGTGTCCAGCGAGCATCGCTTAGCTTTCGTTCCAAGCTGTCTACACCAGATGAGGACTAAAACATAAACCTCTTCACATTCCATCACCGCTAACTTAGTTGAACAGCCTTAACCGTGCCAAACACTGAATTCTCCTCCAAGTTGACAATGAAGCCATGGCTGATCCAAAGGTCCTCCAATTTCTGCCATGTAAAAGTCCAGCTTATCCTTTTACCATTCCTTTAGCGAGATTGACAAACTTTGAAGATGTTTCTGTAGGGCCAGAGTCCCGATGCAGATCACCCAGAGTCAGTATGAGGGGCCAGGCGTCATCACGGTATCACAGTGTGTAAAGGTGCAAGTCTAATCACAGTGTGGAACAAAATGGGTTTGGATTTTTCATACCCGCCCCTTATTGTGTTCCACAACGGGAGAGACGAGGCAGAAGGCAAGACCTAAAGTAAGCTGAGCCGAGAGCACAGAGGTACAGCTTCACGTCTGTCACATTCAGCATCATCACACCATTCTGCTCAACACACCATGTATACTCCTTGTAAGCGCCCACTCGTCCCCTGCCCACAGCAGCCAAACTATCCCTGGCACCAGGCTTTATCTGCAAAGTCGGAATCCAGAAGTGCCATTTGGCCCTGTGGGTTGGCGGATGGCATGGTTGCCGGGACGGACTGGTTCTGATGGTGGGTGCTGTGTACTCACACGTACTGGCCTGAAAAGTAAAGAGAAAAGATCATCTATCATGAGAAAGCATCTGCCTCAATTTCATCGAAATAACATTTTGTCCAAGCAACAATTTCAACTTGGATTTACGTAGCATCAAAAGACCACAGTTTTAcagttcattttttatattcaaaGTAATAAAGTCTCATCCAAGGGAGTCGTCTAGTACATTAAATTGACTCCTATCCCTCCAATTCTATTGACCAAGCTGTGAACTATATCAACACTTTCACAAAAACTACAAGATCATCgaagcaaaataaatacaagttcAAGATTCTAAATGCTTTAGCAATTCAGCTGCATTTCACCAAACCGAGCCAATCCTCTTGTTACATTTAATACCCGCAAGTACCTATATCTGTACCTTTCCAGGCAGGAATTGTCCTGAGGCGTCTCTTCTGAAGAAGCACTGCCCAAAATCCGTCGTCGAGCTTCTGCATACTCTGCCTCACGCTGCGCCAAAGACTTCATTTGCTGGGAGGGACGAGTTGCAGAGCCAGTATTCCCAGCAGTACCGTTATTAGTTGGCCGTTTTAAAATCCGAATCTGAGGTGGAGGGGCAGCGGGAAGTGAGTCGTCCTGTATTACAATAGCAGTGCGCACAGGTGAACCATCCAAACCCAAACTGGATTTcctgaggaaaataaaaaggatGAGGCAAATTAATGTCATGTGAAAAACATTATAAAAACTTAGCTTCTTTACTTTGCTTTCTGGTTTATCTTCAGCTTTGCCTCAATTCTTCTTTCAATTTCCTGTGAAGACATCCAAGTTTTagacaaataaaacaagttttcaataatgtgaaaatgtgtgtaGCATAAACAGCAACACTTTTTGGAGACACGGTTGTAGTAAATTAAATACTAAAGTCAGATGTAGCTCAATTATCAAACAACATCATAGAACTATAAAGGGCAGCAGAAAATTTTAATGGGTTCAGAGCACTTGCAGCAACCACAGTTGGAAATGTACCTCTGATTCATCTCCAATAACTCACAAGTTAAGTACAACTTAGTGCACTCTTGACAGTTTTGACTTTTGCCAGTGCGTGGCATATTccacagggggaaaaaaatgggtgGTCAAGGTCCCTGACTTGTTACAGTGTCTTATCAGGGCCGGGGGaacacttaaaaaataaaaataaactttagCAGTTAAATATAGAACCATCACGACACAGATCATCAGATTGCATGCCTCTCCACTAACTGCCAGCAGCGTGTCATCCCAGCTAGTTAAATGTGAAGGGTGAGGTATTGCTGGGCCAATGTAGGGGTCCAGGACCATGTCTAGAGTT
Above is a window of Synchiropus splendidus isolate RoL2022-P1 chromosome 6, RoL_Sspl_1.0, whole genome shotgun sequence DNA encoding:
- the LOC128760571 gene encoding SUZ domain-containing protein 1-like gives rise to the protein MEDEEVADSWEEAADSGEIERRIEAKLKINQKAKKSSLGLDGSPVRTAIVIQDDSLPAAPPPQIRILKRPTNNGTAGNTGSATRPSQQMKSLAQREAEYAEARRRILGSASSEETPQDNSCLERPVRVSTQHPPSEPVRPGNHAIRQPTGPNGTSGFRLCR